In Comamonas sp. lk, the following proteins share a genomic window:
- a CDS encoding tripartite tricarboxylate transporter substrate binding protein → MSNAFSRRAFLQTTTAGTAAAAAALVSPAWANNAWPNKPIRIIVPYTAGGFTDQMARLLQVGLQKALGQPIIVENKPGANSIIGVDQLAKAAPDGYTFGVVIAAYSANPSLYAKLPYSTKDLTGVSLMGISPLVAAVAANAPFKTTAELIAYAKTHPGKVSFGSSGAGSAAHLTSELMRLLTKTDMVHVPYKGASPALADLMGGQIPLFLDPPPNLIQPAKAGRIRLIGVASEKRLPILPDVPTFTEQGIPGLVGSTWAAMLAPAGVPKDIIQRMSKEVARIVRSEEIRTRMEASMGTFAEGSTPEECNAFIAAETSKWGKVVREAKVSLD, encoded by the coding sequence ATGTCCAACGCATTTTCAAGGCGCGCGTTTCTGCAGACCACCACGGCCGGCACGGCCGCTGCGGCTGCAGCGCTTGTCAGCCCTGCCTGGGCCAACAATGCCTGGCCGAACAAGCCGATTCGCATCATCGTGCCCTATACCGCCGGCGGCTTTACCGACCAGATGGCACGTCTGCTGCAAGTAGGCCTGCAAAAGGCTTTGGGTCAGCCCATCATTGTGGAAAACAAGCCGGGTGCCAACAGCATCATCGGTGTTGACCAACTGGCCAAGGCTGCGCCCGATGGCTATACCTTCGGCGTCGTCATCGCCGCCTATTCGGCCAATCCCTCGCTTTATGCCAAGCTGCCTTACAGCACCAAAGACTTGACAGGCGTGTCGCTGATGGGTATTTCGCCGCTGGTGGCGGCTGTGGCTGCCAATGCGCCATTCAAGACGACGGCCGAGTTGATTGCCTATGCCAAGACTCATCCCGGCAAGGTCAGCTTTGGCTCGTCGGGTGCGGGCTCTGCCGCACATCTGACTTCGGAGTTGATGCGCCTCTTGACCAAGACCGACATGGTGCATGTGCCTTACAAGGGTGCATCGCCTGCGCTGGCCGATCTCATGGGCGGACAGATTCCGCTGTTTCTCGATCCGCCTCCCAATCTGATTCAGCCGGCCAAGGCCGGTCGCATCCGCCTGATTGGAGTGGCCAGCGAAAAGCGCTTGCCGATATTGCCGGATGTCCCCACGTTTACCGAGCAGGGCATTCCCGGTCTGGTAGGCAGTACGTGGGCCGCCATGCTGGCACCTGCCGGCGTGCCCAAGGACATCATTCAGCGCATGTCCAAAGAAGTGGCCCGCATCGTGCGCAGCGAGGAAATCCGCACCCGCATGGAAGCCAGCATGGGAACCTTTGCCGAAGGCAGCACGCCAGAAGAGTGCAATGCCTTTATCGCAGCGGAAACCAGCAAATGGGGCAAGGTTGTGCGCGAGGCCAAGGTCAGCCTGGACTGA
- the cobO gene encoding cob(I)yrinic acid a,c-diamide adenosyltransferase, with translation MDEQFIHAHAQSMLQKKASVHAAIARSSDERGIVLLVTGPGKGKSTSAFGMLYRALGHGMRTGLVQFITGTHTSGEITFLHQLGWMGQGAPAPVDYHAMATGCTWNSTDWSRDKQAADLAWQQALRMLGDEQLSLVVLDELSFMLKYRYLKVEQVVAAIAARPAGMSVVITGRDAPQELYALADTVSEIADVKHAFRQGVKAQPGVDY, from the coding sequence ATGGACGAACAGTTCATTCACGCACATGCGCAAAGCATGCTGCAGAAAAAAGCCAGCGTGCACGCTGCCATTGCCCGCTCGTCTGATGAGCGCGGTATTGTGCTGCTTGTGACTGGGCCTGGCAAAGGCAAGTCAACCTCCGCTTTCGGCATGTTGTACCGCGCCCTGGGTCACGGCATGCGTACCGGCCTGGTGCAGTTCATCACCGGCACCCATACCTCGGGCGAGATCACTTTTTTGCATCAGCTGGGCTGGATGGGGCAGGGCGCGCCGGCACCTGTGGACTATCACGCCATGGCAACGGGCTGCACCTGGAACAGCACGGATTGGAGCCGCGACAAACAGGCTGCAGACCTGGCCTGGCAGCAAGCCCTGCGCATGCTGGGCGATGAGCAGCTGAGCCTGGTGGTGCTTGATGAGCTGAGCTTCATGCTCAAGTACCGCTACCTGAAGGTCGAGCAGGTGGTCGCCGCCATTGCCGCGCGCCCTGCGGGCATGAGCGTGGTGATCACCGGACGCGATGCCCCGCAGGAGCTTTATGCGCTGGCAGACACGGTCAGCGAGATCGCCGATGTCAAACATGCGTTCCGCCAGGGCGTCAAAGCACAGCCCGGGGTGGATTACTGA